A portion of the Drosophila innubila isolate TH190305 chromosome 3L unlocalized genomic scaffold, UK_Dinn_1.0 0_D_3L, whole genome shotgun sequence genome contains these proteins:
- the LOC117788220 gene encoding nucleobindin-2 isoform X2: MKFRLANVVLAFALVVELVVALPVTHNKKEEKDKEQSSTPAPADVETALEYERYLREVVEALETDPEFRKKLDKAPEADIRSGKIAQELDYVNHHVRTKLDEIKRRELERLRELANKAFDLSNNIDRDHLKVPQHLDHGNEHTFEIEDLRKLIQKTSDDLAEADRKRRGEFKEYEMQKEFEREAQKKEMDEESRKRFEAELKEKEEKHKKHEKVHHPGNKAQLEEVWEKQDHMEKDDFNPKTFFSIHDVDSNGYWDEAEVKALFVKELDKVYQSNLPEDDMRERAEEMERMREHYFQETDTNHDGLISIEEFLQQTAKEEFQKDPEWETIDQQQQYTHEEYLEFERRRQEEVQRMIAQGQLPPHPNMPQGYYAAPPPGGVAYQQPPPPGAQLHYQQPDQLHMQQQQQYAHQQQQYAQHQQQYAQQQYQQQQYGQPQHVQLNPNQVYQHAGQIPAQQQQQPVYQQPIQQQQPVQQQQQQQPVQQQQPVQQQQPVQQQPQVNNQSPPPAQNQQLPVQQQQQQQQQPVAPQQAQQQQQQKH, encoded by the exons ATGAAGTTTAGGTTGGCGAATGTCGTGCTGGCGTTTGCCTTGGTTGTGGAACTGGTTGTAGCTTTGCCTGTGACGCACAACAAAAAGGAGGAAAAGGACAAGGAGCAAAGCAGCACTCCTGCTCCGGCGGATGTGGAGACAGCTTTGGAGTATGAGCGCTACTTGCGAGAGGTTGTTGAGGCGCTTGAAACCGATCCCGAGTTTCGCAAGAAGCTCGACAAAGCCCCCGAGGCAGACATACGT AGTGGAAAAATCGCCCAAGAGCTGGACTATGTGAATCATCATGTGCGCACGAAACTGGACGAGATAAAGCGACGCGAATTGGAGCGATTGCGCGAATTGGCCAATAAGGCCTTCGACCTGAGCAATAACATTGATCGCGACCATTTGAAAGTACCACAACATTTGGACCATGGCAATGAGCACACTTTCGAAATTGAAGATTTGCGCAAGCTTATTCAAAAAACGTCCGATGATCTGGCTGAAGCAGATCGCAAGAGACGTGGCGAATTCAAAGAGTACGAAATGCAAAAGGAATTTGAGCGCGAGGCTCAAAAGAAGGAAATGGATGAAGAGTCGCGCAAGAGATTCGAGGCCGAGctgaaggagaaggaggaaaAGCATAAGAAGCATGAGAAAGTCCATCATCCGGGTAATAAGGCGCAGCTAGAGGAGGTCTGGGAGAAACAGGATCACATGGAAAAGGACGATTTCAATCCGAAAACTTTCTTCTCCATTCATGACGTGGACAGCAACGGTTACTGGGATGAGGCTGAAGTCAAGGCACTGTTTGTCAAGGAACTGGACAAGGTCTACCAAAGCAATCTGCCCGAGGATGATATGCGCGAACGTGCCGAAGAAATGGAACGTATGCGTGAGCATTATTTCCAG GAAACCGACACCAATCACGATGGCCTCATCAGTATAGAAGAGTTCTTGCAGCAAACAGCCAAGGAGGAGTTCCAAAAGGATCCCGAATGGGAAACTATcgatcaacaacagcaatacaCGCATGAGGAATATCTCGAGTTTGAGCGACGTCGGCAAGAGGAAGTGCAGCGCATGATTGCTCAGGGACAACTGCCTCCACATCCCAATATGCCTCAAGGCTACTACGCAGCACCACCACCAGGTGGCGTGGCATACCAGCAACCACCACCCCCAGGTGCACAGCTGCACTACCAGCAGCCGGATCAATTGCacatgcagcaacagcaacagtatgctcatcagcagcagcaatacgcacaacatcagcaacaatatgctcaacaacaatatcaacagcagcaatatgGACAGCCCCAACACGTGCAATTGAATCCTAATCAGGTTTATCAGCATGCCGGACAGATAcccgcacaacaacaacaacagcctgTCTATCAGCAACCCattcaacaacagcaacctgtgcagcaacaacaa cagcaacaacctgtgcagcagcaacaacctgtgcagcagcaacaacctgtgcaacaacaaccacaggtCAACAACCAATCTCCACCACCTGCACAAAACCAACAGCTGCccgtacaacaacaacaacagcaacaacaacaacctgtGGCGCCACAGCaagctcaacaacaacaacagcagaaacacTAA
- the LOC117788220 gene encoding nucleobindin-2 isoform X3 yields the protein MKFRLANVVLAFALVVELVVALPVTHNKKEEKDKEQSSTPAPADVETALEYERYLREVVEALETDPEFRKKLDKAPEADIRSGKIAQELDYVNHHVRTKLDEIKRRELERLRELANKAFDLSNNIDRDHLKVPQHLDHGNEHTFEIEDLRKLIQKTSDDLAEADRKRRGEFKEYEMQKEFEREAQKKEMDEESRKRFEAELKEKEEKHKKHEKVHHPGNKAQLEEVWEKQDHMEKDDFNPKTFFSIHDVDSNGYWDEAEVKALFVKELDKVYQSNLPEDDMRERAEEMERMREHYFQETDTNHDGLISIEEFLQQTAKEEFQKDPEWETIDQQQQYTHEEYLEFERRRQEEVQRMIAQGQLPPHPNMPQGYYAAPPPGGVAYQQPPPPGAQLHYQQPDQLHMQQQQQYAHQQQQYAQHQQQYAQQQYQQQQYGQPQHVQLNPNQVYQHAGQIPAQQQQQPVYQQPIQQQQPVQQQQQQQPVQQQQPVQQQPQVNNQSPPPAQNQQLPVQQQQQQQQQPVAPQQAQQQQQQKH from the exons ATGAAGTTTAGGTTGGCGAATGTCGTGCTGGCGTTTGCCTTGGTTGTGGAACTGGTTGTAGCTTTGCCTGTGACGCACAACAAAAAGGAGGAAAAGGACAAGGAGCAAAGCAGCACTCCTGCTCCGGCGGATGTGGAGACAGCTTTGGAGTATGAGCGCTACTTGCGAGAGGTTGTTGAGGCGCTTGAAACCGATCCCGAGTTTCGCAAGAAGCTCGACAAAGCCCCCGAGGCAGACATACGT AGTGGAAAAATCGCCCAAGAGCTGGACTATGTGAATCATCATGTGCGCACGAAACTGGACGAGATAAAGCGACGCGAATTGGAGCGATTGCGCGAATTGGCCAATAAGGCCTTCGACCTGAGCAATAACATTGATCGCGACCATTTGAAAGTACCACAACATTTGGACCATGGCAATGAGCACACTTTCGAAATTGAAGATTTGCGCAAGCTTATTCAAAAAACGTCCGATGATCTGGCTGAAGCAGATCGCAAGAGACGTGGCGAATTCAAAGAGTACGAAATGCAAAAGGAATTTGAGCGCGAGGCTCAAAAGAAGGAAATGGATGAAGAGTCGCGCAAGAGATTCGAGGCCGAGctgaaggagaaggaggaaaAGCATAAGAAGCATGAGAAAGTCCATCATCCGGGTAATAAGGCGCAGCTAGAGGAGGTCTGGGAGAAACAGGATCACATGGAAAAGGACGATTTCAATCCGAAAACTTTCTTCTCCATTCATGACGTGGACAGCAACGGTTACTGGGATGAGGCTGAAGTCAAGGCACTGTTTGTCAAGGAACTGGACAAGGTCTACCAAAGCAATCTGCCCGAGGATGATATGCGCGAACGTGCCGAAGAAATGGAACGTATGCGTGAGCATTATTTCCAG GAAACCGACACCAATCACGATGGCCTCATCAGTATAGAAGAGTTCTTGCAGCAAACAGCCAAGGAGGAGTTCCAAAAGGATCCCGAATGGGAAACTATcgatcaacaacagcaatacaCGCATGAGGAATATCTCGAGTTTGAGCGACGTCGGCAAGAGGAAGTGCAGCGCATGATTGCTCAGGGACAACTGCCTCCACATCCCAATATGCCTCAAGGCTACTACGCAGCACCACCACCAGGTGGCGTGGCATACCAGCAACCACCACCCCCAGGTGCACAGCTGCACTACCAGCAGCCGGATCAATTGCacatgcagcaacagcaacagtatgctcatcagcagcagcaatacgcacaacatcagcaacaatatgctcaacaacaatatcaacagcagcaatatgGACAGCCCCAACACGTGCAATTGAATCCTAATCAGGTTTATCAGCATGCCGGACAGATAcccgcacaacaacaacaacagcctgTCTATCAGCAACCCattcaacaacagcaacctgtgcagcaacaacaa cagcaacaacctgtgcagcagcaacaacctgtgcaacaacaaccacaggtCAACAACCAATCTCCACCACCTGCACAAAACCAACAGCTGCccgtacaacaacaacaacagcaacaacaacaacctgtGGCGCCACAGCaagctcaacaacaacaacagcagaaacacTAA
- the LOC117788220 gene encoding nucleobindin-2 isoform X1 produces MKFRLANVVLAFALVVELVVALPVTHNKKEEKDKEQSSTPAPADVETALEYERYLREVVEALETDPEFRKKLDKAPEADIRSGKIAQELDYVNHHVRTKLDEIKRRELERLRELANKAFDLSNNIDRDHLKVPQHLDHGNEHTFEIEDLRKLIQKTSDDLAEADRKRRGEFKEYEMQKEFEREAQKKEMDEESRKRFEAELKEKEEKHKKHEKVHHPGNKAQLEEVWEKQDHMEKDDFNPKTFFSIHDVDSNGYWDEAEVKALFVKELDKVYQSNLPEDDMRERAEEMERMREHYFQETDTNHDGLISIEEFLQQTAKEEFQKDPEWETIDQQQQYTHEEYLEFERRRQEEVQRMIAQGQLPPHPNMPQGYYAAPPPGGVAYQQPPPPGAQLHYQQPDQLHMQQQQQYAHQQQQYAQHQQQYAQQQYQQQQYGQPQHVQLNPNQVYQHAGQIPAQQQQQPVYQQPIQQQQPVQQQQQPVQQQQQPVQQQQQPVQQQQQQPVQQQQQQPVQQQQPVQQQQPVQQQQPVQQQPQVNNQSPPPAQNQQLPVQQQQQQQQQPVAPQQAQQQQQQKH; encoded by the exons ATGAAGTTTAGGTTGGCGAATGTCGTGCTGGCGTTTGCCTTGGTTGTGGAACTGGTTGTAGCTTTGCCTGTGACGCACAACAAAAAGGAGGAAAAGGACAAGGAGCAAAGCAGCACTCCTGCTCCGGCGGATGTGGAGACAGCTTTGGAGTATGAGCGCTACTTGCGAGAGGTTGTTGAGGCGCTTGAAACCGATCCCGAGTTTCGCAAGAAGCTCGACAAAGCCCCCGAGGCAGACATACGT AGTGGAAAAATCGCCCAAGAGCTGGACTATGTGAATCATCATGTGCGCACGAAACTGGACGAGATAAAGCGACGCGAATTGGAGCGATTGCGCGAATTGGCCAATAAGGCCTTCGACCTGAGCAATAACATTGATCGCGACCATTTGAAAGTACCACAACATTTGGACCATGGCAATGAGCACACTTTCGAAATTGAAGATTTGCGCAAGCTTATTCAAAAAACGTCCGATGATCTGGCTGAAGCAGATCGCAAGAGACGTGGCGAATTCAAAGAGTACGAAATGCAAAAGGAATTTGAGCGCGAGGCTCAAAAGAAGGAAATGGATGAAGAGTCGCGCAAGAGATTCGAGGCCGAGctgaaggagaaggaggaaaAGCATAAGAAGCATGAGAAAGTCCATCATCCGGGTAATAAGGCGCAGCTAGAGGAGGTCTGGGAGAAACAGGATCACATGGAAAAGGACGATTTCAATCCGAAAACTTTCTTCTCCATTCATGACGTGGACAGCAACGGTTACTGGGATGAGGCTGAAGTCAAGGCACTGTTTGTCAAGGAACTGGACAAGGTCTACCAAAGCAATCTGCCCGAGGATGATATGCGCGAACGTGCCGAAGAAATGGAACGTATGCGTGAGCATTATTTCCAG GAAACCGACACCAATCACGATGGCCTCATCAGTATAGAAGAGTTCTTGCAGCAAACAGCCAAGGAGGAGTTCCAAAAGGATCCCGAATGGGAAACTATcgatcaacaacagcaatacaCGCATGAGGAATATCTCGAGTTTGAGCGACGTCGGCAAGAGGAAGTGCAGCGCATGATTGCTCAGGGACAACTGCCTCCACATCCCAATATGCCTCAAGGCTACTACGCAGCACCACCACCAGGTGGCGTGGCATACCAGCAACCACCACCCCCAGGTGCACAGCTGCACTACCAGCAGCCGGATCAATTGCacatgcagcaacagcaacagtatgctcatcagcagcagcaatacgcacaacatcagcaacaatatgctcaacaacaatatcaacagcagcaatatgGACAGCCCCAACACGTGCAATTGAATCCTAATCAGGTTTATCAGCATGCCGGACAGATAcccgcacaacaacaacaacagcctgTCTATCAGCAACCCattcaacaacagcaacctgtgcagcaacaacaacaacctgtgcagcaacaacaacaacctgtgcagcaacaacaacaacctgtgcagcagcaacaacaacagcctgtgcagcaacaacaacaacaacctgtgcagcagcaacaacctgtgcagcagcaacaacctgtgcagcagcaacaacctgtgcaacaacaaccacaggtCAACAACCAATCTCCACCACCTGCACAAAACCAACAGCTGCccgtacaacaacaacaacagcaacaacaacaacctgtGGCGCCACAGCaagctcaacaacaacaacagcagaaacacTAA
- the LOC117787575 gene encoding protein C15orf41 homolog yields MAKNTATAGDKAAKKKILSSVEYARICQFVNGYHGNLAIDCELEMVNRFFIDVEPLALICILQSELFNKARGQHWRHEQRSKKLLQTYEDQCQLYNDNALLIRMACVEGMSPIALCRIILQEKYELKQRPHVSRLLKYPHLINDPRLAANVQQCLYSDNQEGPVTDLRRRIVGEEYEVKLKHLAREAGIHFYDEQDLRRMGYDKTPDIKMILPFLYRGSVVNWIESKANFGDPKGHKWNIQQQLQSYCNRFGPGIVIYWFGYHEETPQLPDNNIGITVLTDFPARDDLVFMQLN; encoded by the exons atggCTAAAAACACAGCCACAGCCGGCGACAAAGCAGCAAAGAAGAAGATATTAAGCAGCGTGGAATATGCGCGTATTTGTCAATTTGTCAATGGCTATCACGGCAACCTGGCAATTGACTGTGAACTGGAAATGGTGAATCGCTTCTTTATTGACGTCGAACCACTGGCCCTGATCTGTATACTCCAATCCGAGCTGTTTAACAAGGCTCGCGGGCAGCATTGGCGCCACGAACAGCGTTCCAAGAAGCTGCTGCAAAC TTACGAGGATCAGTGTCAACTGTATAATGATAATGCTCTGCTGATACGCATGGCCTGTGTGGAAGGCATGAGTCCCATTGCCCTGTGTCGCATAATACTGCAGGAGAAATATGAGCTTAAGCAGAGACCTCATGTTTCCCGCCTGCTAAAGTATCCGCACTTGATCAATGATCCCCGCCTGGCAGCCAATGTGCAGCAGTGCCTGTACAGTGATAATCAAGAAGGACCTGTCACAGATCTGCGACGACGCATTGTTGGCGAAGAGTACGAGGTGAAGCTAAAGCATCTGGCCAGGGAGGCAGGCATACATTTCTATGATGAGCAGGATTTACGGCGCATGGGCTACGACAAGACCCCAGATATCAAGATGATATTACCATTTCTGTACAGGGGCTCGGTGGTTAACTGGATAGAGAGCAAGGCCAACTTTGGAGATCCCAAGGGACACAAATGGAACATACAACAGCAGTTGCAAAGCTATTGCAATCG TTTTGGACCTGGCATCGTTATCTATTGGTTTGGTTATCACGAGGAGACGCCACAGCTACCTGATAATAATATTGGCATTACCGTGCTTACAGATTTCCCTGCTCGTGACGATTTAGTTTTTATGCAgcttaat